CCTTCCTTACTTATCTCTTCGTACAGCTTGTTAGAAGTATCTGATACTGTTGCATTTTTCATATTCAATCCTATGAGATGGACATCATAAGGAGCCAGAGGTTTTCTCCAGATAATTCCTTTATCGTCGTAGTTCTGTTCAATGTAGCACGCAAAAATTCTTTCAACACCAATTCCGTAGCTTCCCATCACAATAGGGTGTTCCTTCCCGTTCTCATCAAGAAAGTTAACACCGAGCGCTTCGGAATATTTTGTGCCGAGTTTGAAAATATGCCCGAGTTCAATCGCTTTAAAGACTTCGAGAGTTGAACCGCACCGTATACATGATTCGCCGTTTTCAACGATTCGAAGATCTGCATACTCTATGTTCTTAACATCGCGTTTAAGATCGATGCCGCCGATGTGATAATCGTTTTTATTGGCGCCGCTGTAGAGGTTGTTAGCGTCTTTAAGAAGGTTATCGGCTATTATCCTGCTTGTGAATCCGATCGGACCGATCGAACCGGCGTCCGCACCTGAAATATCCTTCAATTCTTCAGGATGAGCCGGGCGGACATTTCCTCCGAGCAGGGAGCCGAGTTTTGTCTCGTTCACTTCATCATTGCCGAGCATAAGTACAAGAACCGGTTTGCCGTCGTGAATGTAAACGCGGGATTTTGCGGTTTCATGTTCGTCTATTTTGAGGAACTCGCATAATTCATCGATCGATTTTACACCCGGTGTTGATATTTCATAATACGGTTTGCTATCCTGATGACGGGGCGCCTGTTTAGTTACCGATTGAGCAACTTCCGCGTTTGCAGCATAACCGCACTTACTGCAATGCGCAATAAGGTCCTCACCCGCATCGCTTTTAACCATGAACTCTTCGGATTTGCTTCCTCCCATGGCGCCGGATGAAGCTCCTACAACAAAATATTTAAGTCCGCACCGGTCGAATATTTTTCTGTATGCCATATCGTGTTTTGCGTAGCCTGCGTCCAGTCCTTCAAAATCTTTATCGAGTGTGTAGGCATCCTTCATTAAAAATTGCCGTCCGCGTATAACGCCGCTTCTCGGTCTCGGTTCATTTCTAAATTTTGTCTGTATCTGGTACCAGATCTGCGGAAGATCTTTGTAAGAGGTAACAGCTCCCTTCGCATGAAATGCGACGATCTCTTCGTGAGTAGGAGCTAAAACATAATCGCGGTTCTTTACATGAAATAAAATATCGCCGAATGCTTCAACTCTCCCTGTTGCATCCCATATCTCTTTAGGATTCAGTCCGGGGAAGTGGAATTCCTGTCCGCCTATTGCATCCATCTCTTCGCGTATAATGTCGGAGATTTTTCTTACTACCCTATAGCCGAGTGGCAGAAATGAATAGATTCCTGCTGAAAGCATTCTAACCATACCCGCGCGGATCATTAGAACATGACTCGGAATTACCGCATCCGAAGGAACTTCCTTAAGGGTCGGGAGAAAATTCTTAGTAAATCGCATATATCACAGTTTTGTTTATAAATAATGAGCAAAGATAAGAAATGATGCGGGGAATAGAAAATTAGGTCGGGGCTAACTCTTAAACAGAATATTCTTATTTTTC
This Melioribacteraceae bacterium DNA region includes the following protein-coding sequences:
- a CDS encoding proline--tRNA ligase, translating into MRFTKNFLPTLKEVPSDAVIPSHVLMIRAGMVRMLSAGIYSFLPLGYRVVRKISDIIREEMDAIGGQEFHFPGLNPKEIWDATGRVEAFGDILFHVKNRDYVLAPTHEEIVAFHAKGAVTSYKDLPQIWYQIQTKFRNEPRPRSGVIRGRQFLMKDAYTLDKDFEGLDAGYAKHDMAYRKIFDRCGLKYFVVGASSGAMGGSKSEEFMVKSDAGEDLIAHCSKCGYAANAEVAQSVTKQAPRHQDSKPYYEISTPGVKSIDELCEFLKIDEHETAKSRVYIHDGKPVLVLMLGNDEVNETKLGSLLGGNVRPAHPEELKDISGADAGSIGPIGFTSRIIADNLLKDANNLYSGANKNDYHIGGIDLKRDVKNIEYADLRIVENGESCIRCGSTLEVFKAIELGHIFKLGTKYSEALGVNFLDENGKEHPIVMGSYGIGVERIFACYIEQNYDDKGIIWRKPLAPYDVHLIGLNMKNATVSDTSNKLYEEISKEGFEVLFDDRSDVSAGVKFNDADLLGMPVQIIVGEKNLKDGKIELKLRATNEKQIVELSALISKLKELI